In a single window of the Thunnus thynnus chromosome 9, fThuThy2.1, whole genome shotgun sequence genome:
- the ints10 gene encoding integrator complex subunit 10 isoform X1 encodes MSAQKDCEFLVKRARELVPDDPCAAKAWLITARTLYPADFNIQYEMYIIERNAERTASAGRLLYDMFINFPDQPIVWREISVITAALRSDSQDKHAQFLRGLFETLPGRVQCEMLLKATEQCFNTLEKAEMLLLLLKRFPESVVQHGVNLGETLLEAEASENVETPVNCFRKLFVCDVLPLVINNMDMRLPASLMQKYMLKAAEFYIGYVTRGPSPDVQIQGSQESGSLKSPSVSRGSQRYVIDGLSEKSSVVAEPWERLLDILAVVGARCEWQGDKGQRSYVDMLQRVKELCRYLPGLEGDTRSRCCSQVVICAALVLFRSAFLYVSAVQPALFQGVNALSSGPWILVEDLSSVYNDVEVERGAVKHAHKKRKLADGREKTMSSDDEEGLGKGRGRHIIVNKTEMPSWSETLESFRTARESWDLLHSHDSLETEFKKICASWKTDSWLWFRIFLSDMIIYQGQYRKALSSLHQMATVQQPQPGQQSPSGQTSLEHHRALIQQASCHYALGEYRMACEKLLDVVSGLVPPNHEPTKTQEDQGRVKTKTRKGNDLRLLPCTSKAVLPFCLQLMLACFKLRAFTDNRDDLSLGHVVVLLQYDWPQGEMLFLKAVDKICQQGSFQYENFFNYVTNIDMLEEFAYLRTPEGGRIQLELLPNQGMLIKNPSPALGVELNTLLLQGVQTMDRHHTVTRGITKGVKEDFRLAMERQVSRCGENLLNVLHRFCINEKIIIIQSLP; translated from the exons ATGTCAGCGCAAAAAGACTGCGAGTTTCTGGTGAAAAGAGCCCGGGAGCTGGTCCCAGATGACCCCTGTGCGGCCAAAGCCTGGCTCATAACTGCCAGAACCCTTTACCCTGCAGACTTCAACATACAG TATGAAATGTACATCATTGAACGCAACGCAGAAAGGACAGCTTCTGCAGGGAGACTGCTGTATGACAT GTTTATAAACTTTCCAGATCAGCCCATTGTGTGGCGTGAGATCAGTGTCATCACCGCTGCCCTGCGCAGTGACTCTCAGGACAAACATGCACAGTTCCTACGAG GGCTTTTTGAGACTCTGCCAGGTCGTGTACAGTGTGAGATGCTGCTGAAAGCCACAGAGCAGTGTTTCAACACTTTGGAGAAGGCAGAGatgctgctgctactactgAAGCGCTTTCCAGAGTCTGTGGTCCAACATGGG GTCAATCTAGGTGAGACATTGTTGGAGGCAGAGGCATCAGAGAATGTGGAGACTCCTGTCAACTGCTTCAGAAAACTTTTTG TGTGTGATGTCCTTCCTCTGGTCATAAACAACATGGATATGCGCCTGCCTGCCAGCCTGATGCAGAAGTACATGCTGAAAGCTGCTGAATTTTACATCGGCTATGTTACCCGTGGACCCTCGCCTGATGTGCAGATACAGG GCTCTCAAGAAAGTGGCTCTCTGAAGTCTCCCAGTGTGTCTCGTGGCTCTCAGCGTTATGTGATTGATGGCCTGTCGGAAAAGTCATCAGTGGTAGCTGAACCTTGGGAGAGGCTGTTGGACATCCTCGCTGTGGTTGGAGCACGCTGTGAGTGGCAGGGAGACAAAGGACAGAG GAGTTACGTGGACATGCTGCAGAGAGTGAAGGAGCTGTGCCGGTACCTACCAGGACTAGAGGGAGACACCAGGTCCCGCTGCTGCAGTCAGGTGGTCATCTGTGCTGCACTTGTCCTCTTCCGCAGCGCCTTCCTCTATGTCTCGGCTGTACAGCCCGCGCTGTTCCAGG GTGTGAATGCGTTGAGTTCGGGGCCGTGGATCCTTGTAGAAGATTTGAGCTCGGTGTATAATGATgtggaggtggagagaggagcAGTGAAACATGCACATAAGAAACGCAAACTGGCAGATGGGAGAGAGAAGACTATG AGCTCAGATGATGAGGAAGGGCTGGGGAAGGGCCGCGGTCGACACATCATAGTGAACAAGACTGAGATGCCCAGCTGGTCAGAGACTCTGGAGAGCTTCCGCACAGCCAGGGAGAGCTGGGATCTCCTCCACTCCCACGACAGCCTGGAAACTG AGTTCAAGAAGATCTGTGCTTCATGGAAGACGGACAGCTGGCTATGGTTCAGAATTTTCCTCAGTGACATGATCATATACCAG GGACAGTACCGTAAGGCCCTCTCTAGTCTGCACCAGATGGCTACAGTGCAGCAGCCTCAGCCTGGACAGCAGAGCCCCTCAGGTCAGACCAGTCTGGAGCACCACAGGGCCCTCATACAGCAGGCCTCCTGCCACTACGCACTGGGAGAATACagg ATGGCCTGTGAGAAGCTTCTTGACGTCGTCAGTGGGCTGGTACCCCCAAACCATGAACCAACAAAGACCCAAGAAGATCAGGGCAGAGTCAAGACCAAAACGAGGAAAG GTAATGACCTGAGATTGCTTCCCTGCACCAGCAAAGCTGTCTTACCTTTCTGTCTCCAGCTGATGTTGGCTTGTTTCAAG CTCCGTGCCTTCACAGACAATCGAGACGACCTGTCGCTCGGTCATGTGGTCGTGCTCCTGCAGTACGACTGGCCACAGGGCGAGATGCTGTTTCTAAAGGCTGTGGACAAGATCTGTCAGCAAGGCAGTTTCCAGTATGAGAATTTCTTCAACTATGTCACCA ACATTGACATGCTGGAGGAGTTTGCATACCTACGTACGCCAGAAGGGGGGAGGATCCAACTGGAGCTGCTGCCCAATCAGGGAATGCTGATCAA GAACCCTAGTCCCGCCCTGGGGGTGGAGTTAAATACCCTACTGCTACAAGGGGTGCAGACGATGGACAG ACACCACACAGTGACTCGAGGAATCACCAAAGGAGTGAAGGAGGATTTCCGTCTGGCCATGGAGAGGCAGGTGTCACGTTGTGGAGAGAACCTGCTCAATGTGCTGCACCGTTTCTGCATCAACgagaaaatcatcatcatccagtCTCTTCCTTGA
- the slc25a51b gene encoding solute carrier family 25 member 51b, with translation MAVSTMGTESGRTTQPQAALTKGGHSLLPAGSLSARLGSEGKHYVCGSIAAFTNIVVTFPIQKVLFRQQLHGVLAREAVRQLQRDGLRNLYRGLLPPLLQKSTTVAIMFGLYEDFSRVLLERADGCGMPELVTRSFAAALAGTAEAFLTPFERVQTLLQDHRHHGRFNNTAHIFRTLLTEYGVRECYRGLVPILLRNGPSNVLFFGLRGPIKEQLPEATSQAGHLVNDFVCGGVLGAALGIMFYPLNVVKSRAQSQVGGAFQPCREVLLTVWRERGGSLAMLFRGAHLNYHRSLLSWGIINATYELLLKLI, from the coding sequence ATGGCTGTTAGCACCATGGGCACTGAGTCAGGCCGGACAACTCAGCCACAGGCCGCCCTGACAAAAGGAGGTCACTCCCTGCTGCCTGCTGGGTCTCTGAGCGCCAGGTTGGGTTCTGAAGGGAAGCATTACGTCTGCGGTTCCATTGCAGCTTTTACCAATATCGTGGTGACCTTCCCCATCCAGAAGGTGCTCTTTCGCCAGCAGCTGCACGGTGTGTTGGCCAGGGAGGCGGTGCGGCAGCTCCAGAGGGATGGGCTGAGGAATCTTTACAGGGGCTTACTGCCCCCGCTGCTCCAGAAGAGCACCACAGTGGCCATCATGTTTGGCCTGTATGAGGACTTCTCTAGAGTCTTACTGGAGCGGGCCGACGGCTGCGGTATGCCGGAGCTGGTCACACGCAGCTTTGCTGCAGCATTAGCAGGAACTGCGGAGGCCTTCCTGACACCATTTGAGCGCGTGCAGACTCTCCTACAAGACCATCGGCACCACGGGCGCTTCAACAACACAGCCCACATCTTCCGGACACTTCTGACTGAGTATGGTGTCAGAGAGTGCTACCGTGGCTTAGTGCCCATACTCCTCCGTAATGGCCCTAGCAATGTGCTCTTCTTCGGGCTCCGCGGGCCCATTAAAGAGCAGCTCCCAGAGGCCACTAGCCAGGCAGGTCACTTGGTTAATGATTTTGTGTGCGGAGGTGTGTTGGGCGCTGCCCTTGGCATCATGTTCTATCCATTAAATGTGGTAAAGTCTCGGGCTCAGTCTCAGGTGGGTGGAGCCTTCCAGCCTTGCAGGGAGGTGCTGCTAACAGTGTGGAGAGAAAGAGGTGGCAGCCTGGCTATGCTCTTCCGAGGAGCTCATCTCAACTACCACCGCTCACTCCTCTCTTGGGGGATCATCAATGCTACCTAcgagctgctgctgaagctcATATGA
- the tlr1 gene encoding toll-like receptor 1: protein MKPVTAAIWVAAMLVGVQQSASSINIIVDRSSRNLSSVPTDLPQTVEFLDLSRNHIRQLNKGDFKDITLLRFLNMSWNSLEEINPETFLDTPLLEELDLSHNKLKNLSSQLYLLHTGNLRGLNLARNKFLTMTLGSEFSSLVKLERLALGAENISVGDLKNIAKVKLDTLSLFLEDELVYEEGSLKDGYAQKLQIAFIDNQINHYLVADALSLFDEVELMNLTGGYKDLATQLSERKKIHTSHLYLTNIVINWLDLTHYVNVVMSTNITHLTASDVAMKNLPREDSNVTETSKMKSFTARRAVVMSFFFSQKAVYNFFINMPVESLAIVETAIIHMTCPNTQSPILQLNFSYCAMSDTIFSSAISPETLECKNLGNLRKLILVANNLKSLQLLSKRVQYMSSLQYLDLSLNSLVYDGLSECVWPSNITNMTLSSNGLTDSVFKCLPKGTENLDLQNNQVSVVPSSIFKLDKLLSLNLNANRLRDLPVCNGFPILSLLLLKSNSLHAPTVSKLESCPKLKVLDVSYNPFTCTCALRYFRSLGITSEKKKSNTGVELLNWPHDYYCSYPEAVRDATLKYVLIPEVTCNVGLLAATILCPAVLVIIVVMTLCNRWDVPWYMRMIWRWTRHRARRQARPEDLVGVEFHAFVSYSQRDADWVQNSLLPNLQGPAGGLRICHHEKNFVPGKTIIENIISCVEKSRRSVFVLSAHFVKSEWCHYELYFASHQHLARGSDSIVLVLLEPLPQYLIPSKYYQLKSMMERYTYLEWPQDRAKHRLFWANLRAALQADLPNAPVEELDE, encoded by the coding sequence ATGAAGCCTGTGACTGCTGCCATATGGGTGGCGGCCATGTTGGTGGGAGTTCAGCAGAGCGCTTCATCCATCAATATCATCGTAGACCGCTCATCCAGAAACCTCTCCTCTGTCCCAACGGACCTGCCGCAGACGGTTGAGTTTTTAGATCTCTCACGCAACCACATACGACAGCTTAACAAAGGAGACTTTAAAGACATCACTCTCCTGAGGTTCCTCAACATGTCATGGAATAGTTTGGAAGAGATCAATCCTGAGACATTCCTGGACACGCCACTCCTGGAGGAGCTAGACCTGTCTCACAACAAGCTGAAGAACCTCTCGAGTCAGCTGTACCTGCTCCATACAGGGAACCTTCGTGGACTAAACCTGGCCCGCAACAAATTCCTCACAATGACACTGGGGAGTGAGTTTAGTTCCCTGGTCAAACTGGAGAGATTGGCACTTGGAGCAGAAAACATCAGTGTgggtgatttaaaaaatattgctaAAGTGAAACTAGATACACTGTCCCTCTTCCTGGAAGATGAACTTGTTTATGAAGAAGGCAGTCTGAAGGACGGTTATGCTCAAAAGCTGCAGATAGCCTTCattgataatcaaataaacCACTATTTGGTTGCTGATGCACTGTCACTCTTTGATGAGGTGGAGTTGATGAATTTGACAGGTGGATACAAGGACCTTGCTACACAGttgagtgagagaaaaaaaatccatacatCTCATCTTTACCTTACCAACATAGTGATCAATTGGCTAGACTTAACTCACTATGTGAACGTGGTTATGAGTACCAATATTACCCATCTGACTGCCTCTGATGTGGCTATGAAGAATTTGCCTCGTGAAGACTCTAATGTGACCGAAACATCGAAAATGAAATCTTTCACAGCCAGACGGGCTGTGGTgatgtctttcttcttttcacagAAGGCTGTGTACAACTTCTTTATCAACATGCCAGTGGAGAGTTTGGCAATTGTGGAGACAGCCATCATACACATGACATGCCCAAACACACAGAGTCCTATCCTCCAGCTGAACTTTTCCTATTGCGCTATGTCGGACACCATCTTCTCCAGTGCGATAAGTCCAGAAACTCTTGAATGTAAGAATCTGGGCAACTTGAGGAAACTGATTCTAGTAGCCAACAATCTCAAGAGCCTTCAGTTGCTGAGCAAACGTGTACAATACATGTCGTCTCTGCAATATCTGGACCTTAGCCTCAACTCATTGGTTTATGACGGTCTGTCAGAATGTGTATGGCCGTCAAACATCACCAATATGACTCTGTCCTCTAATGGTCTGACAgactctgtttttaaatgtctacCAAAAGGAACAGAGAACCTGGACCTCCAAAACAACCAGGTTTCTGTGGTGCCATCATCCATCTTCAAACTGGACAAACTTTTGTCTCTGAACCTAAATGCTAATAGGCTGCGGGACCTGCCAGTATGTAATGGTTTTCCCATACTCAGTCTGCTTTTACTCAAGTCAAATTCCCTCCACGCCCCAACTGTAAGCAAGCTGGAAAGCTGCCCCAAACTGAAAGTCCTGGATGTCAGTTACAATCCCTTCACCTGCACCTGCGCTCTAAGGTATTTCAGAAGTCTAGGTATCACgtctgaaaagaagaaaagtaacACAGGAGTTGAACTGCTGAACTGGCCACATGACTATTACTGCAGCTACCCAGAGGCTGTTAGAGACGCCACCTTAAAATACGTCCTGATCCCAGAGGTCACCTGCAATGTTGGCCTTCTAGCTGCCACCATTTTGTGCCCAGCAGTGTTAGTGATCATTGTAGTTATGACCTTGTGCAACCGTTGGGATGTTCCATGGTACATGAGAATGATCTGGCGGTGGACCAGACATCGTGCTAGAAGGCAAGCTCGACCTGAAGATCTGGTGGGTGTTGAGTTTCACGCTTTCGTGTCTTACAGCCAGCGTGATGCCGACTGGGTTCAAAATTCCCTCCTTCCCAACCTTCAAGGCCCTGCAGGAGGGCTACGCATCTGCCATCATGAAAAGAACTTTGTACCGGGAAAGACAATTATTGAGAACATCATCAGCTGTGTGGAGAAAAGCCGTCGATCTGTATTTGTGCTCTCTGCTCACTTTGTCAAGAGTGAGTGGTGCCATTATGAGCTGTACTTTGCCAGCCACCAACACCTCGCCCGTGGCTCAGACAGCATTGTGTTGGTACTGCTTGAACCTCTGCCTCAATACCTCATTCCATCCAAATACTACCAGCTGAAGTCCATGATGGAGAGGTACACCTACTTGGAGTGGCCTCAAGACAGGGCCAAGCACAGGCTGTTCTGGGCGAATCTCAGAGCTGCCCTACAGGCAGATCTGCCAAATGCACCAGTTGAAGAACTAGATGAGTGA
- the klb gene encoding beta-klotho produces the protein MLNHPLPTLQCLLLSLLLLACGWNKAAGSLGEGRKIWQQPKPEPIIQDQSFLHDTFPSGFLWGSGTSAFQTEGSWDQGGKGASIWDHFTHSSVGYLTTETANVASDSYIHWEEDVKALEYLGVRSYSFSLSWPRLFPDGNARGQPNTAVVEHYSRLIGRLLEKKIKPIVTLYHWDLPQVLQERYGGWKNDTLVGLFEDYAAFCFRTFGNRVKYWLTMHNPYLVAAQGYGTGVHAPGETGGPAGSLIVAHNLIKAHAKAWHTYNSNFRPAQKGKVSIVLGSHWVEPQKGQDTAASVELCQQSTEAVLGWFANPIFGNGDYPVSLKIKHGSLLPAFSPEEKLWVQKTADFFALSFGPNNLRLGRNLVSYGQSVTPDLRRILGWIKLEYGDPRVLVAEGGWYSEASVGREDTIAIYLMKKFINQVLQAIRFDGVQVFGYSAWSLVDGFEWNYGYTIRRGLFYIDFSQPNRTRTPKTTAQYYRHVIANNGFPRDETSGELQGHFPCEFHWGISDSTLQVHFYPFSPQFTDPHLYTWNLTGDGSLRPVPGVKLNTRQAQCTDYLAIHGHLRLFASTGASHYRFALNWSLILPQGDRSNVNTEALRYYQCVLSELRKLDLEAVVILYYPTHRAPHLGLPGPLQASGGWLNYSTVDAFQEYAALCYRELGSGVRYWITVNEPNRLVDVYSSGKEKHQAAHNLLLAHAKAWRLYEREYSSQQGAMVSLALHADWAEPANPFLESHAAAAQRFLLFELGRFLDPLLGPRYEEKSKGDYPQEMKAYLEERAQVMGLTGYPLPNFTETEREELRGALSFIALNHFTTRLVSPLPHTQSNFQQRQLPDHDCMTLFDPTWPSSSMGQALVPWGLRKILNWVTERYGGSLPLIITASGVDDQALVEDKLRQHYLRSYLQEALKAHHLDGINLQGFYVWKLQDHHAAQFGLFTSTHHQSKAKASLAVYREIITHGGFPEDNTTQTCRLSEFQQPCSACAWMFKNKAMLVFGGCLLITAVMLAALVVFVIITRNQRRGRGRGVSRRRRREGVSVCSCPPVVKS, from the exons ATGCTGAACCATCCTCTTCCTACACTTCAGTGCCTTTTACTTTCCCTTCTGTTGTTGGCATGTGGTTGGAACAAGGCTGCCGGCTCGCTTGGGGAGGGCAGGAAGATTTGGCAGCAGCCCAAGCCAGAACCCATCATCCAAGACCAGTCTTTTCTTCATGACACCTTCCCCTCAGGATTCCTTTGGGGCTCGGGGACGTCTGCCTTTCAGACAGAGGGATCCTGGGACCAGGGCGGGAAGGGCGCCTCCATCTGGGACCATTTCACCCACTCCTCCGTTGGTTATTTGACAACTGAGACTGCCAATGTGGCTAGTGACAGCTACATTCACTGGGAAGAAGATGTGAAGGCACTTGAGTATTTGGGTGTAAGATCAtactccttttctctctcctggCCTAGACTCTTTCCTGATGGTAATGCCAGGGGTCAGCCCAATACAGCTGTTGTGGAGCACTACAGCCGTCTCATAGGGAGGCTTCTAGAAAAGAAAATCAAGCCCATTGTCACTCTCTACCACTGGGACCTGCCACAGGTCCTGCAGGAGCGATATGGAGGCTGGAAAAATGACACACTTGTTGGATTGTTTGAGGACTATGCTGCTTTTTGTTTCCGTACATTTGGGAACCGTGTTAAGTACTGGCTTACTATGCACAACCCATACCTCGTGGCTGCACAGGGGTATGGAACAGGTGTGCATGCCCCTGGTGAAACAGGGGGACCCGCTGGCTCGCTCATTGTGGCCCACAATCTGATCAAG GCACATGCCAAAGCATGGCACACCTATAACTCCAACTTCCGCCCTGCTCAGAAGGGTAAggtttccattgttttgggttCCCACTGGGTTGAGCCTCAAAAAGGCCAAGATACAGCTGCCAGTGTTGAGCTTTGCCAGCAGTCGACAGAGGCTGTGCTTGGCTGGTTCGCCAATCCAATCTTCGGTAATGGGGACTACCCAGTCTCTTTAAAAATCAAGCATGGGTCCCTCTTGCCTGCATTCTCCCCTGAGGAGAAGCTCTGGGTGCAGAAAACAGCTGACTTCTTTGCTTTGTCGTTCGGGCCAAACAACCTCCGTCTGGGCCGAAACCTGGTCAGCTATGGGCAGTCAGTGACCCCAGACCTGAGGCGTATCCTGGGCTGGATAAAGCTGGAGTATGGGGACCCAAGGGTGCTGGTGGCTGAGGGAGGCTGGTACTCTGAAGCTAGTGTGGGAAGGGAAGACACAATAGCCATTTACCTGATGAAGAAGTTTATCAACCAGGTACTACAAG CTATCAGGTTTGATGGTGTGCAGGTGTTTGGCTACTCTGCCTGGTCATTGGTTGATGGATTTGAGTGGAATTATGGCTACACTATTAGGCGAGGCCTTTTCTACATTGACTTCAGTCAACCTAACCGAACCCGGACCCCCAAGACCACTGCTCAGTACTACAGGCATGTCATTGCTAACAATGGTTTCCCAAGAGATGAAACCTCCGGAGAGCTCCAAGGTCACTTCCCCTGTGAGTTTCACTGGGGCATTTCTGACTCCACCTTGCAG GTCCACTTCTACCCCTTTTCCCCACAGTTTACTGATCCCCATTTGTACACCTGGAACCTGACAGGAGATGGATCGTTGCGTCCAGTCCCAGGGGTGAAGCTCAACACCAGACAAGCCCAGTGCACTGACTATTTGGCCATCCATGGTCACCTTCGCCTGTTTGCATCCACTGGGGCATCTCACTACCGCTTCGCCCTAAACTGGTCTCTGATTTTACCCCAGGGAGACCGCTCTAATGTGAACACTGAGGCTCTGAG gtACTACCAATGTGTCCTGAGTGAGCTCAGGAAGCTGGACCTGGAGGCTGTCGTTATTCTCTACTACCCAACACACAGAGCTCCACATCTGGGCTTGCCTGGCCCCCTGCAAGCCTCTGGCGGTTGGCTCAACTACAGCACAGTGGACGCCTTTCAGGAGTATGCAGCGCTATGCTACCGGGAGCTGGGCTCCGGGGTTCGATACTGGATCACGGTCAATGAGCCAAACAGACTAGTAGATGTTTATTCCAGCGGGAAAGAGAAGCATCAGGCTGCTCATAACCTTCTTCTGGCTCATGCAAAAGCATGGAGGCTATATGAGCGGGAGTACTCTAGTCAACAGGGAGCAATGGTATCACTTGCACTACATGCCGACTGGGCCGAACCTGCCAACCCTTTCCTGGAGtcacatgcagcagcagcacaaaggTTCCTTCTGTTTGAACTTGGTCGCTTCCTGGACCCATTGCTGGGGCCTAGATATGAGGAGAAGAGCAAAGGGGACTACCCACAAGAAATGAAGGCATACCTAGAAGAGAGAGCTCAAGTAATGGGCCTCACTGGATACCCTCTACCTAATTTTACTGAGACTGAAAGGGAGGAGCTCAGAGGTGCATTGAGTTTCATAGCATTGAACCATTTTACCACTCGTTTGGTCTCTCCACTTCCCCACACGCAGTCCAATTTTCAGCAGAGACAACTCCCCGATCATGACTGTATGACCCTTTTTGATCCCACCTGGCCTTCCTCCAGTATGGGGCAGGCTCTTGTCCCCTGGGGATTGCGGAAGATCCTGAATTGGGTGACTGAGAGATATGGAGGGTCTCTCCCTCTCATCATCACAGCCAGTGGGGTTGATGACCAGGCTCTTGTGGAGGACAAACTGAGGCAACACTATCTAAGGAGTTATCTGCAGGAGGCCCTCAAAG CTCATCATTTAGATGGCATCAACCTGCAGGGCTTCTACGTGTGGAAGCTGCAAGATCACCATGCCGCCCAGTTTGGCCTCTTCACCTCAACCCACCACCAATCCAAAGCGAAAGCCTCCCTCGCTGTCTACAGAGAAATCATCACTCATGGCGGTTTCCCTGAGGACAACACCACGCAGACCTGCAGGCTGAGTGAGTTCCAGCAGCCTTGCTCTGCCTGTGCATGGATGTTCAAGAACAAAGCCATGCTGGTGTTTGGAGGCTGCCTCCTAATAACAGCCGTCATGCTGGCTGCACTTGTCGTCTTCGTCATCATCACCAGAAACCAAagaagaggcagagggaggggggtgagcaggaggagaagaagggaaGGAGTATCAGTGTGTTCATGTCCACCTGTTGTTAAGAGCTAA
- the ints10 gene encoding integrator complex subunit 10 isoform X2, producing MSAQKDCEFLVKRARELVPDDPCAAKAWLITARTLYPADFNIQYEMYIIERNAERTASAGRLLYDMFINFPDQPIVWREISVITAALRSDSQDKHAQFLRGLFETLPGRVQCEMLLKATEQCFNTLEKAEMLLLLLKRFPESVVQHGVNLGETLLEAEASENVETPVNCFRKLFVCDVLPLVINNMDMRLPASLMQKYMLKAAEFYIGYVTRGPSPDVQIQGSQESGSLKSPSVSRGSQRYVIDGLSEKSSVVAEPWERLLDILAVVGARCEWQGDKGQRSYVDMLQRVKELCRYLPGLEGDTRSRCCSQVVICAALVLFRSAFLYVSAVQPALFQGVNALSSGPWILVEDLSSVYNDVEVERGAVKHAHKKRKLADGREKTMSSDDEEGLGKGRGRHIIVNKTEMPSWSETLESFRTARESWDLLHSHDSLETEFKKICASWKTDSWLWFRIFLSDMIIYQGQYRKALSSLHQMATVQQPQPGQQSPSGQTSLEHHRALIQQASCHYALGEYRMACEKLLDVVSGLVPPNHEPTKTQEDQGRVKTKTRKGNDLRLLPCTSKAVLPFCLQLMLACFKLRAFTDNRDDLSLGHVVVLLQYDWPQGEMLFLKAVDKICQQGSFQYENFFNYVTNIDMLEEFAYLRTPEGGRIQLELLPNQGMLIKHHTVTRGITKGVKEDFRLAMERQVSRCGENLLNVLHRFCINEKIIIIQSLP from the exons ATGTCAGCGCAAAAAGACTGCGAGTTTCTGGTGAAAAGAGCCCGGGAGCTGGTCCCAGATGACCCCTGTGCGGCCAAAGCCTGGCTCATAACTGCCAGAACCCTTTACCCTGCAGACTTCAACATACAG TATGAAATGTACATCATTGAACGCAACGCAGAAAGGACAGCTTCTGCAGGGAGACTGCTGTATGACAT GTTTATAAACTTTCCAGATCAGCCCATTGTGTGGCGTGAGATCAGTGTCATCACCGCTGCCCTGCGCAGTGACTCTCAGGACAAACATGCACAGTTCCTACGAG GGCTTTTTGAGACTCTGCCAGGTCGTGTACAGTGTGAGATGCTGCTGAAAGCCACAGAGCAGTGTTTCAACACTTTGGAGAAGGCAGAGatgctgctgctactactgAAGCGCTTTCCAGAGTCTGTGGTCCAACATGGG GTCAATCTAGGTGAGACATTGTTGGAGGCAGAGGCATCAGAGAATGTGGAGACTCCTGTCAACTGCTTCAGAAAACTTTTTG TGTGTGATGTCCTTCCTCTGGTCATAAACAACATGGATATGCGCCTGCCTGCCAGCCTGATGCAGAAGTACATGCTGAAAGCTGCTGAATTTTACATCGGCTATGTTACCCGTGGACCCTCGCCTGATGTGCAGATACAGG GCTCTCAAGAAAGTGGCTCTCTGAAGTCTCCCAGTGTGTCTCGTGGCTCTCAGCGTTATGTGATTGATGGCCTGTCGGAAAAGTCATCAGTGGTAGCTGAACCTTGGGAGAGGCTGTTGGACATCCTCGCTGTGGTTGGAGCACGCTGTGAGTGGCAGGGAGACAAAGGACAGAG GAGTTACGTGGACATGCTGCAGAGAGTGAAGGAGCTGTGCCGGTACCTACCAGGACTAGAGGGAGACACCAGGTCCCGCTGCTGCAGTCAGGTGGTCATCTGTGCTGCACTTGTCCTCTTCCGCAGCGCCTTCCTCTATGTCTCGGCTGTACAGCCCGCGCTGTTCCAGG GTGTGAATGCGTTGAGTTCGGGGCCGTGGATCCTTGTAGAAGATTTGAGCTCGGTGTATAATGATgtggaggtggagagaggagcAGTGAAACATGCACATAAGAAACGCAAACTGGCAGATGGGAGAGAGAAGACTATG AGCTCAGATGATGAGGAAGGGCTGGGGAAGGGCCGCGGTCGACACATCATAGTGAACAAGACTGAGATGCCCAGCTGGTCAGAGACTCTGGAGAGCTTCCGCACAGCCAGGGAGAGCTGGGATCTCCTCCACTCCCACGACAGCCTGGAAACTG AGTTCAAGAAGATCTGTGCTTCATGGAAGACGGACAGCTGGCTATGGTTCAGAATTTTCCTCAGTGACATGATCATATACCAG GGACAGTACCGTAAGGCCCTCTCTAGTCTGCACCAGATGGCTACAGTGCAGCAGCCTCAGCCTGGACAGCAGAGCCCCTCAGGTCAGACCAGTCTGGAGCACCACAGGGCCCTCATACAGCAGGCCTCCTGCCACTACGCACTGGGAGAATACagg ATGGCCTGTGAGAAGCTTCTTGACGTCGTCAGTGGGCTGGTACCCCCAAACCATGAACCAACAAAGACCCAAGAAGATCAGGGCAGAGTCAAGACCAAAACGAGGAAAG GTAATGACCTGAGATTGCTTCCCTGCACCAGCAAAGCTGTCTTACCTTTCTGTCTCCAGCTGATGTTGGCTTGTTTCAAG CTCCGTGCCTTCACAGACAATCGAGACGACCTGTCGCTCGGTCATGTGGTCGTGCTCCTGCAGTACGACTGGCCACAGGGCGAGATGCTGTTTCTAAAGGCTGTGGACAAGATCTGTCAGCAAGGCAGTTTCCAGTATGAGAATTTCTTCAACTATGTCACCA ACATTGACATGCTGGAGGAGTTTGCATACCTACGTACGCCAGAAGGGGGGAGGATCCAACTGGAGCTGCTGCCCAATCAGGGAATGCTGATCAA ACACCACACAGTGACTCGAGGAATCACCAAAGGAGTGAAGGAGGATTTCCGTCTGGCCATGGAGAGGCAGGTGTCACGTTGTGGAGAGAACCTGCTCAATGTGCTGCACCGTTTCTGCATCAACgagaaaatcatcatcatccagtCTCTTCCTTGA